The following nucleotide sequence is from Pseudoalteromonas xiamenensis.
GGTAAAAGCGCCGCTAACGTGCTTTTATTGAAGTTCATTAAGGTTTTACACATATATCCATCCTTGAATTTAGTGGTCACTGTTTTTCTTTCGCTCAGAGGGATGCCTTACTGAGATGTAACATAATCGTCACAAATTCAGCTTTTTACCTTATGTAAATTTCGAATAAAGTATAAACACATCGTTGATTGAAAAATGCACATCATGGGGCTTTTACGTACAGGTGAAAATTTCTCGACATGAAATTTTGTGCGGAACAATCGATGAAGACATTTTTTGTACCGTTAATTTGGATATTCTTTAAATTGGCTTATCGATGTTTGTACTGAGTTTTACAATAACCCCGCTGGACATGCGGAGACCGAAGTTGTTGGTGCTTTGTTTTTCGACCAGCGTGCCGTTGTCGCCATACTTTAAAACAGCCTTCACTCATCGAACTTCGCATCAACTTTACAAGTTGGGTGGATGAAATACCAAATTGTAACTCTATTGCTTCAAAAGGTGTTCTATCTTCCCATGCCATTTCAATGATCCGTGATAGATCCGCATCAGTATAATTCATTACGCAATCTCAAAAATTTAGACAATCATTACGAAGTGACCTCGGATAAGATCAATGACCCATAAAAAACTTCATTTACCGAGTAAAATTTGCCCCGTCTGCCAACGTCCTTTTTTATGGCGAAAAAAATGGGCAAAAGACTGGGACCGGGTACTTTTTTGCTCCAAACGATGTCGAAGCCAGAAGTAAGATCATTCCTTCTAGTACTGTCTCGCCACCTATCTAGTGACGCTTGAGTTTGGCCTTTAGGTATTCGTTGGGCGATGTGCCATACCATTTCTTAAACGCTTTATTAAACGAACTCTGCTCCGCAAACCCGAGTTTCT
It contains:
- a CDS encoding TIGR03643 family protein, with the protein product MNYTDADLSRIIEMAWEDRTPFEAIELQFGISSTQLVKLMRSSMSEGCFKVWRQRHAGRKTKHQQLRSPHVQRGYCKTQYKHR
- a CDS encoding DUF2256 domain-containing protein, giving the protein MTHKKLHLPSKICPVCQRPFLWRKKWAKDWDRVLFCSKRCRSQK